From a single Podarcis raffonei isolate rPodRaf1 chromosome 10, rPodRaf1.pri, whole genome shotgun sequence genomic region:
- the LOC128422369 gene encoding endosome-associated-trafficking regulator 1-like, whose product MPRPLLAGCSHSRGLKEEEEEIQPCYHHHIPPPPDHIKGHISSGDNQMKNSNDPPTFSLKGMGKNKNRGPGRQHEVKNRNYRKKMARQNLGLEVVSLSPEPLGLNLEFQEPLYKEATVSDHLSDDDDDWRERYPPSAYDKVHLSRIASMAQCDPYNYNTTSLSGMEAFSSWGFSDNETCIGCPSHTKTDESYVAHEEPIENMEYVSPQLSYQELREENSMLRRKIRRIQNFSESQTQMVRNLERTLQATVNKEEKDAQDLEALVQQAEQNLQCMTQRALKAESDVEKMKQEMCFLQAELTCYKVENENLRSGQTSNMGAVKQHVEIALQNLLRVTNHAHATIHQLVFGAETLTLVADLLKSVGRMSEVEEEVIKET is encoded by the coding sequence ATGCCACGGCCACTTCTGGCGGGCTGCTCACATTCCCGAGgcctgaaagaagaagaagaggaaatccaGCCCTGTTACCACCACCACATACCACCTCCTCCAGACCACATCAAGGGTCACATCAGCTCTGGAGACAATCAGATGAAAAATTCAAATGACCCACCCACATTTTCTTTGAAAGGGATGGGTAAAAACAAGAACCGTGGTCCTGGAAGACAGCATGAAGTAAAAAATAGAAATTACAGAAAGAAAATGGCAAGGCAGAACCTTGGGCTTGAAGTAGTGTCTTTGTCTCCAGAACCACTGGGCTTGAACTTGGAATTTCAAGAGCCATTATACAAGGAGGCAACAGTTTCTGATCATTTATCAGATGACGATGACGACTGGAGAGAAAGATACCCGCCATCTGCCTATGACAAAGTGCATCTGTCGAGGATTGCCAGCATGGCTCAGTGTGATCCATACAATTACAACACAACTAGTCTTTCGGGGATGGAGGCTTTCTCTTCGTGGGGGTTCAGTGACAACGAGACATGTATTGGGTGCCCTTCTCATACCAAGACGGATGAAAGCTATGTTGCCCATGAAGAGCCCATAGAAAATATGGAATACGTGTCTCCGCAGCTGAGCTACCAAGAGCTTAGGGAGGAAAATTCCATGCTGAGGAGGAAGATCAGAAGGATCCAAAACTTCTCAGAAAGTCAGACCCAAATGGTAAGGAACCTGGAGAGGACATTGCAAGCCACGGTGAATAAAGAGGAGAAAGACGCTCAGGATCTGGAAGCTCTGGTGCAACAGGCAGAACAAAATCTCCAGTGCATGACTCAAAGAGCCCTGAAGGCAGAGAGTGATGTTGAGAAGATGAAGCAGGAGATGTGCTTCCTCCAGGCTGAGCTGACCTGTTACAAAGTGGAGAACGAAAACCTGCGATCAGGCCAAACTAGCAACATGGGAGCAGTGAAACAGCATGTTGAAATTGCCTTGCAGAACCTCCTCAGGGTCACCAACCATGCACACGCTACCATCCACCAGCTCGTCTTTGGAGCTGAGACGTTGACGCTTGTTGCTGACCTCCTTAAATCTGTAGGCAGGATGTCTGAAGTTGAAGAGGAAGTGATAAAAGAAACTTAG
- the KCNJ4 gene encoding inward rectifier potassium channel 4, with the protein MIKRVMGSIRVNRYSIVSTEEDGHKVSSLGSINGHSRNGKGHTPRRKRRNRFVKKNGQCNVYFANLSNKSQRYMADIFTTCVDTRWRYMLMIFSAAFLVSWLFFGLLFWIIAFFHGDLDAPSAGSGSPAATKFCIKHVTGFLGAFLFSVETQTTIGYGFRYVTEECPLAIMVVVIQSIVGCVIDSFMIGTIMAKMARPKKRAQTLLFSHHAVISLRDGKLCLMWRVGNLRRSHIVEAHVRAQLIKPYMTAEGEYLPVDQRDLNVGYDIGLDRIFLVSPIIIVHEIDEESPLYGMGKEQLEREDFEIVVILEGMVEATAMTTQARSSYLASEILWGHRFEPVVFEEKKHYKVDYSRFHKTYEVAGTPCCSARELQESKITILPSPPPPPSAFCYENELALVSQDEDEEEDDLAVGVDLGGSATEDAGVIPMMEFGSHMDLDRLQVSIPLDTLSYRRESAI; encoded by the exons ATGATAAAGCGAGTCATGGGCAGCATCCGGGTAAACAG GTACAGTATTGTCTCCACTGAAGAGGATGGACATAAAGTTTCTTCCCTCGGCAGCATTAATGGGCACAGTCGGAATGGAAAAGGCCACACCCCGCGACGGAAACGCCGCAACCGTTTTGTCAAGAAGAACGGCCAGTGCAATGTCTATTTTGCCAACCTGAGCAACAAATCCCAGCGCTACATGGCTGACATTTTCACAACATGTGTGGACACTCGCTGGCGATACATGCTCATGATCTTCTCGGCGGCCTTCTTGGTCTCCTGGCTGTTTTTTGGCCTTCTCTTCTGGATCATTGCTTTCTTTCATGGTGACTTAGATGCCCCCAGTGCAGGAAGCGGCTCTCCTGCAGCAACAAAATTCTGCATCAAGCACGTCACTGGGTTCTTGGGAGCTTTCCTCTTTTCGGTAGAAACACAGACAACCATCGGTTATGGCTTCCGATACGTGACTGAGGAATGCCCCCTAGCCATCATGGTGGTAGTGATACAATCCATTGTGGGCTGTGTTATTGACTCTTTCATGATAGGCACTATCATGGCTAAGATGGCACGCCCCAAGAAAAGGgcccaaactcttctttttagcCATCATGCTGTGATCTCTCTACGGGACGGCAAGCTCTGCCTCATGTGGCGGGTGGGAAACTTGAGGAGGAGCCATATTGTGGAAGCTCACGTTCGGGCCCAGCTTATCAAGCCCTACATGACGGCAGAAGGTGAGTACCTTCCGGTGGACCAGCGAGACCTGAACGTGGGCTATGACATAGGCCTTGACCGCATCTTCTTAGTGTCTCCCATTATTATCGTTCATGAGATCGATGAGGAAAGCCCACTCTATGGGATGGGCAAGGAACAGTTGGAGAGGGAGGACTTCGAGATTGTCGTCATCCTTGAGGGCATGGTGGAAGCTACAGCCATGACCACCCAGGCTCGCAGCTCCTACCTGGCCAGCGAGATCCTTTGGGGACACCGCTTTGAGCCTGTTGTCTTTGAGGAGAAGAAACATTACAAGGTGGACTATTCACGCTTCCACAAGACCTACGAGGTGGCTGGAACCCCTTGCTGCTCTGCTCGGGAACTGCAGGAGAGCAAGATCACCATCTTGCCTTCGCCTCCACCGCCCCCCAGTGCCTTCTGCTATGAGAATGAGCTGGCTCTTGTCAGCCAGGATGAAGACGAGGAGGAGGATGACTTGGCTGTAGGAGTAGATTTAGGAGGAAGTGCCACGGAAGATGCAGGAGTCATACCTATGATGGAGTTTGGGAGCCACATGGACCTTGATCGGTTGCAGGTCTCCATCCCTCTGGATACCCTCTCATACCGCAGGGAATCTGCCATCTAA